The following are from one region of the Amia ocellicauda isolate fAmiCal2 chromosome 1, fAmiCal2.hap1, whole genome shotgun sequence genome:
- the LOC136711397 gene encoding uncharacterized protein LOC136711397 isoform X2 has translation MKRSATGSRGSCAQLRLPADHVLSSGAVTFPGGFDQQGCPLVVFPVEEQSRLTSDLIKEEVVDFIRYFLHLHNKRQEKEGLLSVVLDLRQATLTTARFIAESLRLLEECKRTIHTVYVIQSKKKDVQKLLLKVLGAIPSKTRVSPVKCVLVKEVFELSNYIDPSQLTAALGGYLVYCHTSWVQFIKEIDAFVTEFLSVVHRLPSCIASIQKFSQQAVPTGLEDLKVFCSTNETRFQALRSELGLDELLQHCEQIIVKLRFPENDPCYQAMAGTTQFTCTAFEMLENYNRITAAVEKVELLWQQVLSKPRFQLLSLQHRSEAQQIMEEMKKAMEKLQSRRTEVAKEASEAEIFKSKFETNTYRPTMVLIQKAENLLLQEGPVLEGWAEDLHIMKEELRASVELPRQTLRAVSDFYYYFNTSRSWYNIVLGQNFFQLLLWSGSSGSTQSLGGPAWKRMVYQFLRKNPSPEMDELIQLAHLADVVPDVPLQQTGKQLSHRCMILRKLLTSPGALPLNDLQLALQWQFEFLMRTKPEAYRNHCDYARAEGLGAYEQKLKAKENPSKPPKYQGNGGPTADLHSIGKGTRKSCPLGNSRPNKWHKAKQLHGQTFPNFFLQSTVLGKLAASGKPPSLSSFDSGFDGAGSCHLDSGTVREGWGMPCRPQCASELPRSVAREALIREENISSVSDSDQCREDSNFAMSGCSSRASIQIVPKISTDSLNFEVKVQRSATLPKNPWLSLPVEDLENAYTVTITPKRPVQTKQNNSLESTDTVQQSESLKVVGNSNQRGQSMVQAPGRVGGSAECGILQGQGIFEISSDLSPICNVLSSTINDVQDKPNLTAESAQTLLWDTYDFHSTEPDGHCESEFTLCDWDLLEQESLQEVEHMLDRTAGILEEEENVLKQEEVLDLLLKTQSRSQQWELWGDQDQQSVGPMSSSELVEAGVLGIEDCPADEIPEHIPPGSLITKCKNTELAHAGAAKHLVGNRVISKSCSGPSFLEELKELHIIEDQIFEENLKIHELRCSEEAEQCIERQCSKGGSCGLSMERETFLLALDKKKREVERMEKSLHQERAQRSELKNRLGRGPRTACSNLKVKSDRNVEPSAPCDPVLQNQTEAELCQEKKLKSVPQSEAAGMHSSVLVESTTTLRCSNQDSTNKPGKSAELPEGLSCIVDSENSVKKCGAELEHNGPPCEETPLQQMETDLGSESPNRTVLGCLEDVPCTQSCTLKGSLEYTQDYLNEVVCNAIKDCTRGNESCHESDAGCENMVYFSVGRSENPVPAVRKISPSCSVSLAPAENSVRGAFDPGGCPNKPPVPKPRKASRPLKTVGQFSKGLQQKPCNTSLISSKDDHEELVSPVVLESQSTKEIPKPRERKKIKSEKPTDEEIPSSNLPVESDALSSGACCTKTSELGPSIVQEVELDSDATLNCNGGILSADLTREDFSPGPSGTNCGLEMASNKNLLREVNHSHAVHLSVCSEIKRTSSTWSPPVNHFETLPVEVSYFKTPIVLDTGSGLMKAGFADHDLPTTIFPTVLGWPKYEEVLNGNYERETYIGHEAQHMRGVLTLKYPMQNGIIRNWDEIEKIWHHTFQHQLHVDPEEHPVLLSEAAMNPRENRQRMVEIMFEVFNVPYTYVAMQAVLALYATGRTTGVVFDSGNGVSHSVPVFEGYSLPHAVQRFTLAGRDVTLHLKKLLQEKGFSFNTTAELEIVREIKEKCCCVAPDYDAELDGQEGPASSEMFYTLPDGQIINVGTERFRAPEILFKPELIGRDHYGMHESIFHSILRCDIDLRRNFVGNIVLSGGNTLLSGLPQRLQTEIRAMVPGELWGGVRVMSPRDRDFAVWSGGAVLASLPSFSTAWISQAEYEEFGPDIVFRKCF, from the exons ATGAAGCGCAGCGCGACAG GGTCCCGGGGGTCTTGTGCCCAGCTGCGCCTCCCTGCAGATCATGTGCTGAGCTCTGGAGCAGTTACATTTCCTG GTGGCTTTGACCAGCAAGGATGCCCACTTGTTGTGTTTCCTGTTGAGGAGCAGAGCAGGTTAACTTCTGATCTCATTAAGGAGGAAGTTGTGGATTTCATTAGATATTTTTTGCACTTGCACAA TAAACGGCAGGAAAAGGAAGGTTTGCTGTCAGTAGTGCTTGACCTGCGGCAGGCCACCTTGACAACAGCCAGATTTATTGCTGAATCTCTGCGGCTACTTGAG GAATGCAAGAGGACCATTCACACCGTGTATGTAATTCAGTCCAAAAAAAAGGATGTCCAGAAACTACTATTAAAAGTATTAGGAGCAATTCCCTCCAAAACCAGAGTGTCTCCTGTTAAG TGTGTTCTAGTGAAGGAAGTCTTCGAACTCTCTAATTACATTGATCCCAGCCAATTAACTGCTGCTCTTGGTGGATACCTGGTTTACTGCCACACAAGCTGGGTACAGTTTATCAAG GAGATTGATGCCTTCGTCACAGAGTTTCTCTCGGTGGTCCATAGGCTTCCGTCCTGTATAGCCTCCATTCAGAAATTCTCCCAGCAGGCCGTCCCCACTGGGCTGGAGGATCTCAAAGTGTTCTGCTCTACAAATGAGACCCGGTTTCAGGCGCTGAGGAG TGAGCTTGGCCTTGATGAGTTGCTGCAACACTGTGAGCAGATCATTGTGAAGTTGCGCTTCCCTGAGAATGACCCCTGCTATCAGGCGATGGCCGGCACAACCCAGTTCACTTGCACTGCCTTTGAGATGCTGGAGAACTACAACAG GATAACCGCGGCAGTGGAGAAGGTGGAGTTACTGTGGCAACAGGTGCTTTCCAAGCCCCGCTTTCAGCTGCTGAGTCTCCAGCACAGGAGCGAGGCCCAGCAG ATCATGGAGGAAATGAAGAAAGCCATGGAAAAGCTCCAGTCTCGTAGAACAGAGGTTGCTAAAGAAGCCAGCGAAGCAGAAATCTTTAAGTCCAAGTTTGAGACTAACACCTACAGGCCTACCATG GTGCTGATTCAGAAGGCGGAGAACTTGCTCCTCCAGGAAGGGCCAGTCCTGGAGGGCTGGGCTGAAGATCTGCACATAATGAAAGAGGAGCTCCGTGCCTCTGTGGAGCTCCCGCGCCAGACCCTCCGGGCCGTGTCcgacttctactactacttcaATACC TCCCGAAGCTGGTACAATATAGTCTTGGGTCAGAATTTCTTTCAACTCCTCTTATGGAGTGGAAGCAGTGGCAGCACCCAGAGCCTTGGTGGTCCTGCATGGAAGCGGATGGTTTATCAGTTCCTAAGGAAGAATCCCTCCCCAGAAATGGATGAATTGATTCAGCTCGCTCACCTTGCGGATGTTGTTCCTGATGTACCGCTGCAGCAGACTGGAAAGCAGTTGTCTCACCG GTGCATGATACTACGGAAGCTGTTGACCTCTCCTGGAGCCCTTCCGTTGAATGATCTGCAGCTGGCCCTTCAGTGGCAGTTTGAGTTTCTGATGAGAACCAAGCCCGAGGCATACCGTAACCATTGTGACTATGCCAGAGCTGAGGGTCTTGGGGCATATGAGCAGAAATTGAAAGCTAAAGAGAATCCCAGCAAGCCTCCCAAATATCAAGGAAATGGTGGACCTACAGCAGACTTGCACTCTATAGGAAAAGGGACCCGTAAATCCTGTCCTCTAGGTAACTCCAGGCCAAATAAGTGGCACAAAGCAAAGCAATTGCACGGCCAGACTTTCCCAAATTTCTTCCTTCAAAGCACCGTTCTAGGTAAACTGGCAGCATCAGGAAAGCCACCTTCCTTGAGCTCTTTTGACTCGGGGTTTGATGGAGCTGGGAGCTGCCATTTGGACAGTGGGACTGTGAGAGAGGGCTGGGGAATGCCATGCAGGCCACAATGTGCGAGCGAGCTCCCCAGGTCAGTTGCTAGAGAAGCACTGATTCGCGAAGAGAACATTTCGAGCGTGTCAGATTCTGACCAGTGTCGTGAGGACTCTAATTTTGCAATGAGTGGATGTAGCTCAAGGGCCAGTATACAGATCGTTCCAAAGATCTCGACGGACTCTCTGAACTTTGAGGTCAAAGTGCAGCGATCTGCGACCTTGCCAAAAAATCCCTGGCTGAGTTTGCCTGTTGAGGACCTGGAGAATGCTTACACGGTTACCATTACCCCAAAAAGACCAGTGCAGACCAAGCAAAATAATTCCCTTGAAAGTACAGATACAGTGCAGCAGTCCGAAAGTCTGAAGGTCGTTGGAAACTCAAACCAGCGGGGACAGTCTATGGTCCAAGCTCCTGGAAGGGTGGGTGGGTCTGCAGAGTGTGGAATACTGCAAGGTCAGGGCATCTTTGAGATCTCATCAGACCTGAGCCCAATATGCAATGTGCTGTCCAGTACCATAAACGATGTGCAAGACAAACCAAACCTGACAGCTGAAAGTGCCCAGACCCTCCTCTGGGACACCTATGACTTTCACTCCACTGAACCAGATGGACACTGTGAAAG TGAATTCACCCTCTGTGACTGGGACCTGCTGGAGCAAGAGAGTCTTCAGGAAGTGGAACACATGCTTGATAGGACAGCTGGCATTCTGGAG GAAGAAGAGAATGTGCTGAAACAGGAGGAGGTGCTTGATCTCCTGCTGAAGACGCAGAGTCGCAGCCAGCAGTGGGAGTTGTGGGGTGATCAAGATCAACAAAGTGTG ggtcccaTGTCTTCTAGTGAGCTGGTGGAGGCCGGTGTTCTTGGCATTGAGGACTGTCCTGCTGATGAAATCCCAGAGCATATTCCACCGGGTTCTTTGAtcacaaagtgcaagaatacagagCTTGCCCATGCAGGTGCTGCCAAGCACTTGGTTGGGAACAGAGTGATCTCCAAATCATGCAGTGGGCCCAGTTTCCTGGAGGAGCTTAAAGAGCTGCACATAATAGAGGATCAGATTTTTGAAGAGAACTTGAAGATCCATGAGTTGAGGTGTTCTGAGGAAGCGGAGCAATGCATCGAGAGGCAGTGCTCTAAAGGGGGCTCCTGTGGTTTGAGCATGGAAAGGGAAACATTCTTATTGGCGTTGGACAAGAAGAAACGGGAGGTGGAGAGGATGGAGAAAAGCCTCCATCAAGAAAGGGCACAGAGATCCGAACTCAAGAACAGATTGGGTAGAGGGCCTAGAACAGCCTGCAGCAATCTCAAGGTAAAATCTGACCGGAATGTGGAACCAAGCGCTCCATGTGATCCAGTGCTGCAAAATCAAACTGAGGCTGAATTGTGCCAGGAGAAAAAGCTCAAGTCTGTTCCTCAAAGTGAGGCTGCTGGCATGCATAGTTCTGTCCTGGTTGAATCTACCACTACATTAAGATGCAGCAACCAGGATTCTACTAATAAACCAGGAAAATCTGCAGAACTACCAGAGGGATTGAGCTGCATAGTAGATTCTGAGAATTCTGTGAAAAAGTGTGGTGCAGAACTGGAGCACAACGGACCACCTTGTGAAGAAACTCCACTCCAGCAAATGGAAACTGACTTGGGTTCAGAGTCTCCTAACCGAACTGTTCTTGGGTGTCTGGAGGATGTCCCATGTACACAGAGCTGTACCTTAAAAGGTTCATTAGAATATACTCAGGATTACCTAAATGAGGTGGTTTGCAATGCCATTAAAGACTGTACAAGAGGGAATGAAAGCTGTCATGAAAGTGatgcagggtgtgaaaatatggTCTATTTCTCTGTAGGGAGGAGTGAGAACCCTGTACCAGCAGTAAGGAAGATTAGCCCTAGTTGTTCAGTTTCCCTTGCACCTGCAGAAAACTCAGTCCGTGGTGCATTTGACCCGGGTGGCTGTCCCAACAAACCTCCGGTGCCAAAGCCAAGAAAGGCATCTCGGCCTCTAAAAACTGTAGGTCAGTTTAGTAAAGGCCTTCAACAAAAACCGTGCAACACTTCTCTGATCTCCTCAAAAGATGACCATGAGGAATTGGTATCCCCTGTGGTACTGGAATCCCAATCCACCAAGGAAATTCCAAAACCAAGGGAACGAAAGAAAATCAAATCGGAAAAGCCCACCGATGAAGAAATCCCATCTTCAAATCTTCCTGTTGAAAGTGATGCACTTTCTTCAGGGGCTTGCTGCACAAAAACCTCTGAACTTGGTCCTTCAATAGTGCAGGAAGTCGAACTGGATTCAGATGCCACCTTAAATTGTAACGGGGGAATTCTTTCTGCAGATCTAACAAGGGAGGACTTTTCTCCTGGGCCTAGTGGTACTAATTGTGGACTAGAGATGGCTTCAAACAAAAATCTCTTGAGAGAAGTGAATCATTCCCATGCAGTGCATTTATCAGTGTGCAGTGAAATCAAAAGGACTTCGTCTACCTGGAGCCCGCCTGTTAATCATTTTGAGACCCTCCCAGTGGAG GTCAGTTACTTCAAGACCCCAATCGTGCTGGACACTGGATCAGGGCTAATGAAAGCTGGCTTTGCAGACCATGACCTTCCAACTACAATCTTCCCCACAGTGCTTGGGTGGCCAAAGTATGAG GAGGTACTGAATGGGAATTATGAACGAGAGACGTACATTGGACATGAGGCACAGCACATGCGAGGGGTCCTGACTCTCAAATATCCCATGCAAAACGGCATCATCCGGAACTGGGATGAAATCGAAAAG ATCTGGCATCACACCTTTCAGCACCAGCTGCATGTCGACCCTGAGGAGCATCCTGTACTGCTGTCTGAAGCTGCCATGAACCCCCGGGAGAATCGGCAACGGATGGTCGAAATAATGTTTGAAGTCTTCAATGTACCCTATACCTATGTGGCCATGCAAGCAGTGCTGGCACTCTATGCAACAGGAAGAACAACTG GTGTGGTTTTTGACTCTGGAAATGGAGTAAGCCATAGTGTGCCAGTGTTTGAAGGATACAGTCTACCTCACGCAGTGCAGCGCTTCACACTGGCTGGCCGTGATGTCACTCTACATCTGAAAaag TTGCTACAAGAAAAAGGCTTCTCTTTCAACACCACTGCGGAGCTGGAGATTGTGCGGGAGATCAAGGAGAAGTGTTGCTGCGTGGCTCCGGATTACGATGCTGAACTCGATGGCCAGGAAGGGCCTGCCAGCTCGGAGATGTTTTACACGCTGCCTGATGGACAGATAATAAATGTGGGCACGGAGAGGTTCAG GGCGCCTGAAATACTTTTCAAACCCGAACTAATTGGGAGAGACCATTATGGGATGCATGAGAGCATCTTCCACTCCATTCTCCGCTGTGATATCGACCTCCGAAGAAACTTTGTGGGAAATATTGTTTTATCAG GTGGGAACACTCTGCTGTCGGGCTTGCCGCAGCGTCTGCAGACTGAGATTCGTGCCATGGTGCCGGGTGAACTTTGGGGTGGCGTACGGGTAATGAGCCCAAGGGACCGAGACTTTGCTGTGTGGAGCGGGGGGGCCGTGCTTGCCAGCCTTCCCTCCTTCAGCACCGCGTGGATCAGCCAGGCGGAGTACGAGGAGTTCGGCCCTGACATCGTCTTCAGGAAGTGCTTCTGA